One genomic segment of Synechocystis sp. LKSZ1 includes these proteins:
- a CDS encoding response regulator, translating to MKRILVVEDSKSEQLLISGLLKTLGAEIIALSDGNSAIQWLTDNPAPDLIFLDIVMPDISGYDLCRKIRTDLGLETVPIVFCSTKNEEYDRFWALRQGGNAYLTKPYSPSDLMKTAKEYLAI from the coding sequence ATGAAACGTATTTTAGTTGTCGAAGATTCTAAATCAGAGCAATTATTAATCTCTGGTCTATTAAAAACTTTGGGTGCTGAAATTATCGCCCTGAGCGATGGCAATTCTGCCATTCAATGGCTGACGGATAATCCAGCGCCGGATTTGATTTTTTTAGATATTGTTATGCCAGATATCAGTGGCTATGATCTCTGTCGTAAAATTCGTACAGACCTTGGTTTGGAGACGGTTCCTATTGTTTTTTGCTCCACAAAAAATGAAGAATACGACCGCTTTTGGGCCCTCCGTCAAGGGGGTAATGCCTATCTAACCAAGCCCTACAGTCCCAGTGACTTGATGAAAACAGCTAAGGAATATTTAGCTATTTAA
- a CDS encoding chemotaxis protein CheW, whose amino-acid sequence MVKDFFWVELTSALSLAIPLEQTAEVLSMGPTELCPVPGIKPAFLGVSNQRGQLLWVIDLNHLLGEHKAPARRVMGRTVGIVLLKDSFRVAGLVAKLNGIISLDLNVSGQAPQRPCLQAQTRIDGQSVGILDVDAVFQALQGPNPTPISLVSSSH is encoded by the coding sequence ATGGTAAAGGATTTTTTCTGGGTTGAACTCACATCTGCTCTGTCCCTGGCGATCCCCCTAGAACAAACCGCTGAAGTGTTATCTATGGGGCCGACGGAGTTGTGCCCGGTGCCCGGAATTAAACCCGCGTTTCTGGGGGTTAGCAACCAACGGGGCCAACTACTCTGGGTGATTGATCTGAATCATTTATTGGGAGAACACAAAGCCCCGGCCCGTCGTGTCATGGGTCGTACCGTCGGGATTGTCCTGCTCAAGGATAGCTTTCGGGTAGCAGGATTGGTGGCCAAGCTCAATGGCATTATCAGTCTTGACCTTAACGTCTCAGGCCAAGCTCCCCAGCGACCTTGTTTGCAGGCCCAGACGCGCATTGACGGCCAATCTGTGGGAATTCTGGACGTGGATGCGGTATTCCAGGCCTTACAAGGGCCCAACCCGACCCCAATTTCCCTTGTTTCTTCATCCCATTAA
- a CDS encoding methyl-accepting chemotaxis protein, whose product MTATQDSSPKTLFSAEIIELQKAVDQDPNDLIARMSLASALEEGKFWSESLVQYQAVKNLATDETFQAVADKAIADLQLKLGQSATVSAESRRSYRQGKIDVTANATDVSFWLQETALQERQYPEEVVALQQAAAANPSDIVTKIALASALEQVNFLPEAAALYQEIKALDTDQTFSATADQALAGIRAKLEKEAEASVGLSYRQGLIETGSSEEQAALEQEYEAELKAGKLVPESFRQSLLNLPIAYKQFIAFLTCSTISVVGVVGAGMAIALYSGRAQLQSQASAESLVAEINYNIKINQMKLGFRGQAENLAIIQAARLSAQKKPLPADLKEQVRQILNNEIKARNIEYATLVGKDKKIIANANFDRAGETFDPSGLVKTVLSNPQQISQSALITKTDLEKEGAPFITEFMNADNTKGLIRFTATPVQDPKTQALLGVLIAGDLVNNKNSIATDTARTLDGGYTAVYYTEDGKQPLLASSVLQQGKGENATFVDNLPLADLSILQKALKGDSKNLTTRSKVEGLPLTIAVQTIADTQGKPLAFLVRGTPETNLEALLQQTFLLQLGVGILTLIFAAVVASLLGRALTQPLKQLQLTAQRLGAGESGIRAAVASEDEVGQLAKTFNEMADRVETYTKTIEEAARQRQLEAETQRQQKEELQQDAIQLLLDIEEVARGNLTIKSQVQAGAVGSIADAFNATISRLRALVQKVLLTANEVNERALRNRKSVTSLSYKAMAEAKTLETASHSVEEIAASIESVSEAAQNAAMIARQGSQAAQQGQDTMDKTVNSIYKIRGRVAEISKKSKRLAESSQEISKIVGIISGISEKTNLLAFNASIEAARAGENGQGFRIVADEVRRLAEMVTASAQEIEQVILRIQEETTQMTQMMEESTTEVVTGTQLVQTTKETLQNLAGISQEIDQLLASISETTESQRLTSQQVTKKMQNIATVSQKTSERSAVVAKSLEELVAVAGTLEEAAGQFTVD is encoded by the coding sequence ATGACTGCTACCCAAGATTCCTCCCCCAAAACGCTTTTTTCAGCGGAAATTATTGAACTCCAGAAGGCCGTTGACCAAGACCCCAACGACCTCATTGCCAGGATGTCCTTGGCCAGTGCCCTGGAGGAAGGGAAATTTTGGAGTGAGTCCTTGGTACAGTACCAAGCGGTGAAAAATCTGGCAACGGACGAAACGTTCCAGGCCGTAGCAGATAAGGCCATTGCAGATCTCCAACTCAAACTGGGCCAGTCGGCTACGGTCTCTGCAGAATCTCGACGATCCTACCGCCAGGGCAAGATTGATGTAACGGCCAATGCCACGGATGTCAGTTTTTGGCTACAGGAAACCGCTCTCCAGGAACGTCAGTACCCGGAAGAAGTGGTGGCCCTCCAGCAAGCAGCGGCGGCCAACCCCAGTGATATTGTGACCAAGATCGCTCTGGCCAGTGCCCTGGAACAGGTCAATTTTCTACCGGAGGCGGCGGCCCTCTACCAGGAAATTAAGGCCTTAGATACCGACCAAACCTTTAGTGCCACCGCTGACCAGGCCCTAGCAGGGATTCGGGCCAAATTAGAGAAGGAAGCGGAAGCCTCCGTTGGCCTATCCTACCGACAGGGCCTGATTGAAACGGGTTCTTCGGAAGAGCAAGCGGCCCTAGAGCAGGAATACGAAGCGGAATTAAAGGCAGGGAAATTAGTCCCCGAGAGCTTCCGGCAGAGCTTGCTCAACCTGCCCATTGCCTACAAGCAATTTATTGCCTTTTTAACCTGTAGTACGATTTCGGTGGTAGGGGTTGTTGGCGCTGGGATGGCCATTGCCCTCTACTCAGGGCGAGCCCAACTCCAGAGCCAAGCCTCGGCGGAATCCCTCGTGGCGGAAATTAACTACAACATTAAAATCAACCAGATGAAGTTGGGCTTCCGGGGTCAAGCCGAAAACTTAGCCATCATCCAAGCGGCTCGTCTATCGGCTCAGAAAAAGCCTCTACCAGCGGATCTTAAGGAACAGGTACGCCAAATCCTGAACAACGAAATTAAGGCCCGTAACATCGAGTACGCAACCCTGGTGGGTAAGGATAAAAAAATTATTGCCAATGCCAACTTTGACCGAGCAGGCGAGACCTTCGACCCCAGTGGCTTGGTGAAAACTGTCCTTAGCAATCCCCAACAAATTAGTCAGTCGGCCCTAATTACAAAAACCGATCTCGAAAAGGAAGGGGCTCCCTTCATCACTGAGTTCATGAACGCCGATAACACCAAAGGTCTGATTCGTTTTACCGCAACGCCGGTGCAGGATCCGAAAACCCAGGCTCTCCTTGGTGTCTTGATTGCCGGGGATTTGGTAAATAACAAAAATTCAATTGCCACGGACACCGCCCGGACCCTGGATGGTGGTTACACGGCGGTTTACTATACCGAAGACGGTAAGCAACCGCTCCTCGCCAGTTCTGTCCTGCAACAAGGTAAGGGAGAAAATGCCACCTTCGTTGATAATCTCCCCCTGGCCGACCTCAGTATTCTGCAAAAGGCCCTCAAGGGGGACAGCAAAAACCTCACCACTCGCTCTAAGGTGGAGGGCCTTCCCCTGACCATCGCGGTACAAACCATTGCCGATACCCAGGGGAAACCCCTGGCCTTTCTGGTGCGAGGAACGCCAGAAACCAACCTGGAGGCCTTACTTCAACAAACCTTCCTCCTCCAGTTAGGGGTCGGGATTTTGACCCTGATCTTCGCGGCGGTGGTCGCTTCATTGTTAGGCCGTGCCCTGACGCAACCCCTGAAGCAGTTACAGTTAACAGCCCAGCGTCTGGGGGCAGGGGAATCGGGGATCCGCGCCGCTGTGGCCTCGGAGGATGAGGTCGGTCAATTGGCCAAAACCTTCAATGAAATGGCCGACCGGGTGGAAACCTACACGAAAACCATTGAAGAGGCAGCCCGTCAACGTCAGCTAGAAGCGGAAACCCAACGTCAGCAAAAAGAAGAGCTCCAGCAAGATGCGATTCAACTCCTTCTAGACATTGAAGAAGTGGCGCGGGGGAATTTAACCATCAAATCCCAAGTACAAGCCGGAGCAGTGGGTTCCATCGCCGACGCCTTTAACGCCACCATTAGCCGACTCCGCGCCCTCGTGCAAAAAGTATTGCTTACCGCCAACGAAGTAAACGAACGAGCCCTCCGCAACCGCAAATCCGTGACCAGCTTGTCCTACAAAGCCATGGCAGAGGCCAAAACCCTAGAGACAGCTAGCCATTCCGTAGAAGAGATTGCCGCCTCGATTGAGTCGGTGTCCGAGGCGGCCCAGAATGCCGCGATGATTGCCCGTCAGGGTAGCCAGGCGGCCCAACAAGGTCAAGATACGATGGATAAAACTGTCAACAGTATCTACAAAATTCGGGGCCGGGTAGCGGAAATTTCCAAAAAATCGAAGCGTTTGGCGGAATCTTCCCAGGAAATTTCCAAAATTGTTGGGATTATTTCCGGTATTTCCGAAAAAACCAACCTACTGGCTTTTAACGCCTCCATTGAGGCGGCTCGGGCGGGGGAAAATGGCCAGGGTTTCCGGATTGTGGCAGATGAGGTACGACGCCTGGCAGAAATGGTAACGGCCTCGGCCCAGGAAATTGAGCAGGTGATTTTGCGGATTCAGGAAGAAACGACCCAAATGACCCAGATGATGGAGGAAAGTACGACAGAAGTTGTAACGGGAACCCAACTGGTGCAAACCACGAAGGAGACGCTTCAGAATTTAGCGGGCATTAGTCAAGAAATCGACCAGTTGTTAGCCTCCATTTCCGAGACCACGGAATCCCAGCGCTTAACCTCCCAACAGGTGACGAAAAAAATGCAAAATATCGCGACGGTTTCCCAGAAGACCTCCGAACGATCGGCGGTGGTGGCCAAGTCCCTGGAGGAACTGGTGGCGGTGGCGGGGACCCTAGAAGAGGCCGCCGGTCAATTTACCGTGGACTAA
- a CDS encoding response regulator: MLDAAMLEAITQEARKAFLDEDAPECIDVLVQGFQHLSQGQDAGPQALASLYKKMGRAAHSLKGGAGMATLITLQGLCHHLEALFEALEQGQVKDTATAWELIAIAIEAIQDQVNLAQQPPSAEMASQPLEISEALAAFLAQGLVLENANINLGDVSDFVRTALVVELEACLERVELQVAAGLAGAKLWESFQLLLEECTLLGQALSCDWLTNLGQGLELSPNSSSLAQQITTTITEVRTLRDQFLARQGTPAPSIPSITPRVVDPESSRPSPVTSFPASTAGGLDADLLAAIAVEARQAFLEEDAPECLAALSQGFGQLQQALAESASVAQLQPIFKTMGRAAHSLKGGAGMAELPTLSHLCHRMEDVFEALEQHQLQDIPTALQLLSLALDEVQSLVDAANAGLMDSADAPPLDITQALEDLLAQPAGSRETPEHLGDISDFVRITLTTELESRLGELEQSLQAGQPSAQLQTHFQAFLEECILLGQALSCPWLEALAEQALPQLTEASVLSLMPEVIANLRYQREQFLVAPEPVVAVTPPPLQEKAPAPIEVLPSPSREAQAPTPIPSERRQSLRIPLERLIHMSSVVSELLINHEQLLVYDRQLRQASLNLKNRNQQLIPLREQVESLYDELSFSEQTLSSPSSTEEDNGGMGDFDALEFDRYTSVHSLLQRFQEMMVQVQEIQDDVETVERDLQETLIQVRQSLQNLDEELTQSRLLPFGNLARSFIQPLAKLNQRHQKNVQLEIIGESVLLELTVFEQLRNPLTHLIRNAFDHGMETPEERLAAGKSPQGTITLAAALTGNQITITLADDGRGIDPEKIRQKAVTQGLISEAQSHRASKEAIFEYLFVPGFSTAETVSDLSGRGLGLDIVKQLVDSLRGNLRLESHLGQGTRFLIRIPLSLNIMPLLLVRTQQRLLAFPSENVLRVLPLKEYAIQDGHLEWQGQKVRVCPLEQLLPYNSALAEFAPVRPANVGLMVDIGDRPSVLTVEQIVDERPLVVKAFDPLTPLPTYLGGCTVLGTGEVVPILLPNNLDSLWNAAVASPGLPSLGTPSVEPYSTDQNTILVIDDSVTVRRTLNRVLGRSGYQVLQCRDGQEAWELLNRQTEGIALAICDLEMPNMDGFTLMRLVRSHPTWQGLPIIVLTSRENPLHRQRASELGATHYLTKPFQPNYLLDTLAQVLNH; this comes from the coding sequence ATGCTAGATGCCGCAATGTTGGAAGCCATTACTCAAGAGGCCCGTAAGGCCTTTCTAGACGAAGATGCCCCCGAATGTATTGATGTGCTTGTTCAAGGTTTCCAGCATCTATCCCAGGGCCAGGATGCCGGCCCCCAGGCCTTGGCCAGTCTCTACAAAAAGATGGGGCGGGCGGCCCATTCCCTCAAGGGCGGCGCTGGCATGGCCACCCTCATAACCCTCCAGGGCCTGTGTCATCACTTGGAGGCTTTGTTTGAGGCCCTAGAGCAGGGCCAGGTGAAGGATACGGCTACGGCTTGGGAGTTGATCGCCATCGCCATTGAGGCCATCCAAGACCAGGTCAATCTGGCCCAACAACCTCCCTCCGCAGAAATGGCGAGCCAGCCCTTAGAGATTAGTGAGGCCCTGGCGGCCTTTTTGGCCCAGGGCCTAGTGCTAGAAAATGCCAATATTAATCTGGGAGATGTTTCTGACTTCGTGCGGACGGCCCTCGTGGTGGAACTAGAGGCCTGCTTGGAGCGGGTAGAACTGCAAGTTGCGGCAGGCTTGGCCGGCGCCAAGTTGTGGGAGAGTTTTCAACTCTTGCTGGAGGAATGTACACTTCTGGGCCAGGCCTTAAGTTGTGACTGGTTGACGAATCTGGGTCAGGGCCTTGAATTATCGCCTAACAGTTCATCGTTAGCCCAGCAGATCACCACCACCATTACCGAAGTTCGCACCCTGCGCGACCAATTTCTAGCCCGTCAGGGGACGCCTGCGCCCTCTATCCCTAGTATTACTCCTCGAGTCGTTGACCCAGAGAGTAGCCGGCCATCTCCGGTAACCAGCTTCCCGGCCTCTACTGCTGGGGGATTGGATGCTGACCTCCTCGCCGCTATCGCTGTTGAAGCCCGTCAGGCCTTTTTAGAAGAAGATGCCCCCGAGTGTCTAGCGGCCCTTTCCCAGGGGTTTGGCCAACTCCAGCAGGCCCTGGCCGAATCCGCCTCGGTGGCCCAACTCCAGCCCATCTTTAAAACCATGGGCCGGGCGGCCCACTCCCTCAAGGGCGGTGCTGGCATGGCGGAATTACCCACCCTCAGTCACCTCTGCCATCGCATGGAGGATGTCTTCGAGGCCCTAGAACAGCATCAACTCCAGGATATTCCCACGGCCCTGCAATTGCTTTCCCTAGCGCTAGATGAAGTCCAAAGCTTGGTGGATGCGGCCAATGCCGGTCTGATGGATAGCGCCGATGCACCGCCCCTGGACATCACCCAGGCCCTGGAAGACCTGTTGGCCCAGCCTGCCGGTAGTCGAGAAACCCCAGAACATCTCGGTGATATTAGCGACTTTGTCCGCATTACCCTAACCACGGAACTGGAAAGTCGTCTCGGGGAATTGGAACAATCCCTCCAGGCCGGTCAGCCCTCCGCCCAACTCCAAACCCATTTCCAGGCCTTTCTAGAGGAATGCATTCTCCTGGGGCAGGCCCTCAGTTGTCCCTGGTTAGAGGCCCTGGCCGAGCAGGCCCTGCCCCAACTGACTGAGGCTTCTGTCCTTAGTCTCATGCCAGAGGTGATTGCTAATCTCCGGTACCAGCGCGAGCAATTTTTAGTGGCCCCGGAACCGGTGGTTGCCGTTACGCCCCCGCCGCTCCAGGAGAAGGCCCCCGCCCCAATAGAGGTTCTGCCGTCCCCATCCCGTGAGGCCCAGGCCCCCACCCCCATTCCCAGTGAGCGTCGCCAAAGTCTACGGATTCCCTTGGAACGGCTGATTCACATGAGTAGTGTGGTAAGTGAACTCCTGATTAACCACGAGCAATTGTTAGTCTACGACCGGCAACTCCGTCAAGCCAGTTTAAACCTGAAAAACCGGAACCAGCAACTGATTCCGCTCCGGGAACAGGTGGAATCTCTCTACGATGAACTCTCCTTTTCTGAACAAACCCTCTCCTCCCCCTCTAGTACGGAGGAAGATAACGGAGGAATGGGGGACTTCGATGCCCTGGAGTTTGACCGTTATACCTCGGTCCATAGCCTACTCCAGCGCTTTCAGGAAATGATGGTGCAGGTCCAGGAAATCCAAGATGACGTTGAAACCGTGGAACGCGACCTCCAGGAAACCCTCATCCAGGTTCGCCAATCCCTGCAAAATCTGGATGAGGAGTTGACCCAATCCCGTCTCCTCCCCTTCGGTAACTTGGCCCGCTCCTTTATCCAACCCTTGGCCAAGCTCAACCAGCGGCACCAAAAAAACGTGCAACTGGAGATTATTGGGGAGTCGGTTCTGCTGGAGCTTACGGTTTTTGAACAACTACGTAATCCCCTAACCCATCTGATCCGTAATGCCTTTGACCATGGCATGGAGACCCCCGAGGAGCGTCTAGCGGCCGGGAAATCTCCCCAAGGAACCATCACCCTCGCCGCCGCCCTAACCGGCAACCAAATCACCATTACCCTGGCCGATGATGGCCGGGGCATTGATCCGGAAAAGATTCGTCAAAAGGCCGTTACCCAAGGGTTAATCAGCGAAGCTCAAAGCCATCGGGCCAGTAAGGAAGCTATTTTCGAGTATCTTTTTGTGCCAGGTTTCTCCACCGCTGAGACCGTAAGCGACCTTTCCGGACGGGGCCTGGGTTTAGATATTGTGAAACAACTGGTGGATAGCCTCCGGGGCAATCTACGTCTTGAAAGTCACCTCGGCCAGGGTACCCGCTTCCTAATTCGTATTCCCCTGTCCCTCAATATCATGCCCTTGCTCCTGGTTCGAACCCAGCAAAGGCTTTTGGCCTTTCCTTCGGAAAACGTTTTGCGGGTTTTGCCCCTGAAGGAATACGCCATCCAAGACGGCCACCTGGAATGGCAGGGCCAGAAAGTACGGGTTTGCCCCCTGGAACAACTTCTTCCCTATAACAGTGCCCTAGCGGAATTTGCACCAGTCCGGCCGGCCAACGTCGGTTTAATGGTGGATATTGGTGACCGCCCGTCGGTCTTGACTGTGGAGCAAATTGTGGACGAGCGGCCCCTGGTGGTTAAAGCCTTTGACCCCCTCACGCCCTTACCCACTTATCTGGGAGGCTGTACGGTCTTGGGGACAGGGGAAGTCGTCCCTATTCTCCTGCCCAATAACCTGGATAGTCTCTGGAATGCGGCGGTTGCGTCTCCAGGTCTTCCCTCCCTGGGCACTCCTAGCGTTGAACCCTACTCCACCGACCAGAACACGATCCTGGTTATTGATGATTCCGTCACGGTACGCCGTACCCTCAACCGGGTGCTGGGACGCTCGGGCTATCAAGTCCTACAATGTCGTGATGGACAGGAGGCCTGGGAACTGCTCAACCGTCAGACCGAGGGCATTGCCCTAGCCATCTGTGACCTAGAAATGCCAAATATGGATGGCTTTACCCTAATGCGTCTAGTTCGTTCTCACCCCACTTGGCAGGGCCTACCGATTATTGTCCTGACCTCTCGGGAAAATCCCTTACACCGTCAACGGGCCAGCGAATTAGGGGCCACCCATTACCTCACTAAACCCTTCCAGCCCAACTATCTCTTGGATACCCTGGCCCAAGTCCTGAACCACTAG
- the ispD gene encoding 2-C-methyl-D-erythritol 4-phosphate cytidylyltransferase, protein MHLLIPAAGMGKRMGSDRNKLLLTLLGKPLLAWTLQAAAVAEQITWIGIIGQPYDFDEFVDILDDLNLSIPVELIQGGETRQASVFNGLKALPSDAPAVLIHDGARCLATADLFNRCAQALKNCQGLIAAIPVKDTIKVVNEHRWIQDTPDRRHLWAAQTPQGFEVALLKNCHQQGEALGWEVTDDAALFEKCQLPVKIIEGEETNLKVTTPMDLAIAEFILRHRLT, encoded by the coding sequence ATGCATTTACTGATTCCGGCGGCGGGGATGGGAAAACGAATGGGCAGTGACCGCAATAAGCTGTTACTGACGCTCCTGGGGAAACCCCTGCTGGCCTGGACGTTACAGGCGGCGGCGGTAGCAGAGCAGATTACTTGGATCGGGATTATTGGCCAACCCTACGATTTTGATGAATTTGTCGATATTCTGGATGATTTAAACCTCAGTATACCGGTAGAACTGATTCAGGGGGGAGAGACTCGCCAGGCCTCGGTGTTTAATGGTCTCAAGGCCCTGCCATCCGATGCCCCAGCGGTATTGATCCACGATGGGGCCCGCTGCCTAGCTACGGCAGATCTGTTTAATCGCTGTGCCCAGGCCTTGAAAAACTGCCAGGGTCTGATTGCGGCCATCCCGGTTAAGGACACAATCAAAGTGGTGAATGAACACCGCTGGATCCAGGACACTCCCGACCGACGACATCTCTGGGCCGCTCAGACGCCCCAAGGCTTTGAGGTAGCCCTCCTTAAAAATTGTCACCAGCAGGGGGAAGCCTTGGGCTGGGAAGTGACCGACGATGCGGCCCTCTTTGAAAAGTGTCAGCTTCCCGTCAAAATCATTGAGGGTGAGGAAACCAATCTCAAAGTGACGACCCCCATGGATTTGGCCATTGCCGAATTCATTTTGCGTCACCGTTTGACCTAG
- a CDS encoding transglutaminase family protein — MEAYLKVSDIINWQYPEIIQLAQQIALGQETVTAVARACFEWVRDEIRHSVDYQLNPITCRASDVLKYKTGYCFAKSHLLAALLRANRIPAGFCYQRLSIDDQGAPYCLHGFNAVYLPEMGWYRVDARGNKEGIKAQFTPPKEQLAYNVRLPEEATFPAILADPLPIVVEALQSQRSWDAMLCYLPDIALASAKDYGLNTINPLSSASPTP; from the coding sequence ATGGAAGCTTACTTGAAGGTTAGTGACATTATTAATTGGCAATACCCTGAAATTATTCAGCTGGCCCAACAGATAGCCCTAGGACAGGAAACCGTAACCGCCGTTGCCAGGGCCTGCTTCGAGTGGGTGCGGGATGAAATTCGCCATAGCGTTGACTATCAGTTGAACCCTATTACCTGTCGTGCGTCGGATGTTCTCAAGTACAAGACAGGTTATTGTTTTGCTAAAAGTCACCTATTGGCGGCCCTACTGAGAGCCAACCGTATTCCAGCGGGATTTTGCTATCAGCGCTTGAGTATTGATGATCAAGGTGCGCCCTACTGCTTACATGGCTTTAACGCAGTATATTTACCTGAAATGGGTTGGTATCGCGTTGATGCGAGGGGGAATAAAGAAGGTATCAAGGCTCAATTTACGCCCCCCAAGGAGCAATTAGCTTATAATGTCCGACTTCCTGAAGAAGCTACGTTTCCGGCCATTTTGGCAGATCCCCTGCCGATCGTTGTAGAGGCACTACAAAGCCAGCGTAGTTGGGATGCCATGCTCTGCTATCTTCCAGATATTGCCTTAGCATCGGCCAAGGATTATGGCCTGAACACAATCAATCCCCTATCCTCAGCATCCCCAACGCCTTAA
- the queD gene encoding 6-carboxytetrahydropterin synthase QueD has protein sequence MWLIYKEFRFEAAHVLPHHDGKCCRLHGHSWIGRVYIQSDSLQTSGPQQGMVMDFGEISCYLEPLLENYLDHYYLNETTGLENPTSEAVAQWIFEQLEKAGLAGLHSVEIRETCTSGARYFHPHLGAQALC, from the coding sequence ATGTGGTTAATCTATAAAGAATTTCGGTTTGAAGCGGCCCATGTCTTGCCCCACCACGATGGCAAATGCTGCCGTCTCCACGGCCATAGCTGGATTGGCCGGGTCTATATTCAGAGTGATAGCCTCCAGACCAGCGGCCCTCAACAGGGAATGGTGATGGATTTTGGGGAGATTAGCTGCTATCTGGAGCCCTTACTGGAAAATTATCTTGATCATTACTACTTGAATGAGACTACTGGCCTGGAAAACCCCACCAGTGAGGCGGTGGCCCAATGGATTTTTGAGCAACTGGAAAAAGCCGGTCTGGCAGGCCTGCATTCCGTCGAGATTCGTGAAACCTGCACCAGCGGTGCGCGTTACTTTCACCCCCATCTAGGAGCGCAAGCACTGTGTTAA